The following proteins come from a genomic window of Actinomarinicola tropica:
- a CDS encoding NADH-quinone oxidoreductase subunit J family protein: MDTVWGDNVAQNIAFYVIAAIMVVGALKVVTTKNVVHAALYLVAVLTGMAGQFILLGAEFIAITQMLVYVGAIVVLFLFGIMLTRAQLGKDPDVDGTTVQKTSGVLVALVLLVVMGYAIYDRFEGVELAEERVQPTAMVADSIFSTYIVPFEAISVLLLAALIGAIVLARRD; this comes from the coding sequence GTGGACACCGTGTGGGGCGACAACGTCGCCCAGAACATCGCCTTCTACGTCATCGCCGCGATCATGGTGGTCGGCGCCCTCAAGGTCGTCACCACCAAGAACGTGGTGCATGCCGCGCTCTACCTCGTCGCCGTGCTCACCGGCATGGCCGGGCAGTTCATCCTGCTCGGCGCGGAGTTCATCGCCATCACCCAGATGCTGGTGTACGTCGGGGCGATCGTCGTCCTCTTCCTCTTCGGCATCATGCTGACCCGGGCCCAGCTCGGGAAGGACCCCGACGTCGACGGCACCACGGTGCAGAAGACGAGCGGCGTCCTCGTCGCCCTCGTCCTCCTCGTCGTGATGGGCTACGCCATCTACGACCGCTTCGAGGGCGTCGAGCTCGCCGAGGAGCGGGTCCAGCCCACGGCGATGGTCGCCGACTCCATCTTCTCCACCTACATCGTCCCGTTCGAGGCCATCTCGGTGCTGCTCCTCGCAGCGCTGATCGGCGCGATCGTGCTGGCGAGGAGGGACTGA
- a CDS encoding DUF1360 domain-containing protein, whose protein sequence is MDAPTDTDPEPPTSGHRHLGAYSATLLTYGASVAALVLVGVRRGRRPPEVRPFDLLLHGLATFKVARALTKDAVTSPLRAPVTHFEGQADTPGELVETPRYRSGVRRAAGELATCPFCAAQWVGTGFAAGMVLAPQATRLAMNTMAAVAVSDFVQFAYVAADKRV, encoded by the coding sequence ATGGACGCACCCACGGACACCGATCCGGAGCCCCCGACGAGCGGCCACCGCCACCTCGGGGCCTACTCGGCCACGCTGCTGACCTACGGAGCGAGCGTGGCGGCGCTCGTGCTCGTCGGCGTGCGCCGCGGACGCCGCCCACCCGAGGTGCGGCCCTTCGACCTCCTGCTGCACGGCCTGGCCACGTTCAAGGTCGCACGGGCGCTCACCAAGGATGCCGTCACCTCGCCGCTGCGAGCGCCGGTCACCCACTTCGAGGGTCAGGCCGACACGCCGGGCGAGCTGGTCGAGACCCCCCGGTACCGCTCGGGGGTGCGACGCGCCGCCGGCGAGCTCGCGACGTGCCCGTTCTGCGCCGCGCAGTGGGTCGGCACCGGTTTCGCCGCCGGCATGGTCCTCGCGCCCCAGGCGACGCGCCTGGCGATGAACACCATGGCCGCAGTGGCCGTGTCGGACTTCGTGCAGTTCGCCTACGTCGCCGCCGACAAGCGGGTGTGA
- a CDS encoding NADH-quinone oxidoreductase subunit 5 family protein translates to MWFLENAWIIPAIPAASFLLILFFGKRMPRGGSEIGIAAVGLSFLLSVGAGVSWIDRVENPPPADDHGTEEVEHEEDAEEHAAGDLVVVGPTESAAEAGEEERHAVEPVTRSWTWWQSGGTEFQVGTFVDGLSVMMLFVVGLISLLVHVYSTEYVKGDRRFTHFFAFLSLFTASMMTLVISENTLQIITAWEAVGVCSFALIGHWWEDKANGDAALKAFLTNRVGDVGLIIGMITLYFAADSFNIVEINSLASAGELSHTALLVASLCLIAAVMSKSGQFFLHTWLPDAMAGPTPVSALLHSATMVVAGIFMVGRMYGVFWEGLSIGTSTINALAVVGGITTLVGASLAFVQRDIKKVLAYSTISQLGYMAMALGVGAWTAALFHLFTHAFFKACLFLGAGSVSHACHHSFDMVKDMGGLRKYMPHTFRTFMIGSIALAGIPPLAGFWSKDEILAGAQQLGDGGYTLMLVMGLVTAGLTGAYVTRMVYLTFFGEYRGHGTPHESPKAITTPLWILAGFAALAGGLNLPDAIVPESVALQFEHYVEPTAAYFPDISHPSFSWGLAIGSTLIAAAGIALSYSYWFLGKFHGLTERNALAMRGYRLLENKYYLDVLYTDVIVGSVKGPIARASNWVNQNLIDAVPNTVGRTTVQVGRGAYRYVDQAVVDGAVNLSGRSAEASGSGLRLAQTGRVRQYGSLMFGGAAILAAVLVVIV, encoded by the coding sequence ATGTGGTTCCTCGAGAACGCCTGGATCATCCCTGCCATCCCGGCCGCGTCGTTCCTGCTCATCCTCTTCTTCGGCAAGCGGATGCCCCGGGGCGGCTCGGAGATCGGCATCGCCGCGGTCGGCCTGTCGTTCCTCCTGTCGGTCGGCGCGGGCGTGTCCTGGATCGACCGGGTCGAGAACCCGCCACCCGCGGACGACCACGGCACCGAGGAGGTCGAGCACGAGGAGGACGCGGAGGAGCACGCCGCGGGCGACCTCGTCGTCGTCGGCCCCACCGAGTCCGCCGCCGAGGCGGGCGAGGAGGAGCGCCACGCCGTCGAGCCCGTCACCCGGTCCTGGACCTGGTGGCAGTCCGGCGGCACCGAGTTCCAGGTCGGGACCTTCGTCGACGGGCTCAGCGTGATGATGCTGTTCGTCGTCGGGCTGATCTCGCTGCTCGTGCACGTCTACTCGACCGAGTACGTGAAGGGCGACCGGCGGTTCACGCACTTCTTCGCCTTCCTCAGCCTCTTCACCGCCTCGATGATGACCCTCGTCATCTCCGAGAACACGCTCCAGATCATCACCGCCTGGGAGGCGGTGGGCGTCTGCTCGTTCGCCCTCATCGGGCACTGGTGGGAGGACAAGGCCAACGGCGACGCCGCGCTCAAGGCCTTCCTCACCAACCGCGTCGGCGACGTCGGCCTGATCATCGGCATGATCACGCTCTACTTCGCCGCCGACAGCTTCAACATCGTCGAGATCAACAGCCTGGCCAGCGCCGGCGAGCTGTCCCACACGGCCCTGCTCGTCGCCTCGCTCTGCCTCATCGCCGCGGTCATGTCCAAGTCCGGCCAGTTCTTCCTCCACACCTGGCTCCCCGACGCCATGGCCGGCCCCACCCCCGTCTCCGCGCTGCTGCACTCCGCGACCATGGTCGTCGCCGGCATCTTCATGGTCGGCCGGATGTACGGCGTGTTCTGGGAGGGCCTGTCGATCGGCACCTCCACGATCAACGCCCTCGCCGTCGTCGGCGGCATCACGACCCTCGTCGGCGCATCGCTCGCCTTCGTGCAGCGCGACATCAAGAAGGTCCTCGCCTACTCGACGATCAGCCAGCTCGGCTACATGGCCATGGCCCTCGGCGTCGGCGCCTGGACCGCGGCGCTGTTCCACCTCTTCACCCACGCCTTCTTCAAGGCCTGCTTGTTCCTCGGGGCCGGGTCGGTCAGCCACGCCTGCCATCACAGCTTCGACATGGTCAAGGACATGGGCGGCCTGCGGAAGTACATGCCGCACACCTTCCGGACCTTCATGATCGGCTCGATCGCGCTCGCCGGGATCCCGCCGCTCGCCGGCTTCTGGTCGAAGGACGAGATCCTGGCCGGCGCCCAGCAGCTCGGCGACGGCGGCTACACGCTCATGCTCGTGATGGGCCTCGTGACCGCCGGCCTGACCGGCGCCTACGTCACGCGCATGGTGTACCTCACCTTCTTCGGCGAGTACCGCGGCCACGGCACCCCCCACGAGTCCCCCAAGGCGATCACCACGCCGCTGTGGATCCTGGCCGGCTTCGCCGCCCTGGCCGGCGGGCTCAACCTGCCCGACGCCATCGTCCCCGAGAGCGTGGCGCTGCAGTTCGAGCACTACGTCGAGCCGACCGCCGCCTACTTCCCCGACATCAGCCACCCGTCGTTCAGCTGGGGCCTGGCCATCGGCTCCACCCTCATCGCCGCGGCCGGCATCGCGCTGTCCTACAGCTACTGGTTCCTCGGGAAGTTCCACGGGCTCACCGAGCGCAACGCCCTCGCCATGCGCGGCTACCGCCTGCTCGAGAACAAGTACTACCTCGACGTCCTCTACACCGACGTCATCGTCGGCTCGGTGAAGGGGCCCATCGCCCGGGCGTCGAACTGGGTCAACCAGAACCTCATCGACGCCGTGCCGAACACCGTCGGCCGCACCACCGTCCAGGTCGGGCGCGGTGCCTACCGCTACGTCGACCAGGCCGTCGTCGACGGCGCGGTCAACCTCTCCGGCCGCTCGGCCGAGGCCTCCGGGTCGGGTCTGCGCCTGGCGCAGACCGGCCGGGTGCGCCAGTACGGAAGCCTCATGTTCGGGGGCGCAGCCATCCTGGCCGCCGTCCTCGTCGTCATCGTCTGA
- a CDS encoding complex I subunit 4 family protein produces the protein MEDFLNDWGLSAAVFLPLVGAAVMALIPRAEEQLHKTIALLTTLVVAGVGVALVANFDFDRGDELQFVVDASWIDVINSRFIVGLDGISLPLLLLTMLVVPLCVVYSWNHFPEPHNPKAFLILILILQTGMIGTFVAQDLILFFVFFEVVLLPMYFMIGVWGGEQRQYASIKFFLYTLFGSALMLVSFLALYFLADGTDTIAGVANTFDMRALPEAASGIAKTSQLWIFGGMFLGFGIKVPIFPFHTWLPDAHTQAPTVGSVILAAVLLKLGTYGFIRIAIPTLPEAAIEWAPFIGALAVIGIIYGALCCLAQTDMKRLIAFSSVAHMGFTMLGIATLTDFGMNAAIFGMVAHGLITGMLFFVAGSMKERYHTLEIQRLGGLLVSAPKMGWILGLSTMASLGLPGLAGFWGEVPAILASYNPAEGLSVPLFRTYMVIAAIGTVFAAGYLLWLYQRTAFGTPKEEFAEDPHITDVTGPEWIAWLPMIALILVLGVYPNLLFDITDPAVGVVSELVAGVGS, from the coding sequence ATGGAAGATTTCCTCAACGACTGGGGACTGAGCGCTGCAGTGTTCCTGCCGCTCGTCGGCGCCGCGGTGATGGCGCTGATCCCCCGTGCGGAGGAGCAGCTCCACAAGACGATCGCCCTGCTCACCACCCTGGTGGTCGCCGGCGTCGGGGTGGCGCTCGTCGCCAACTTCGACTTCGACCGGGGTGACGAGCTCCAGTTCGTCGTCGACGCGAGCTGGATCGACGTCATCAACAGCCGGTTCATCGTCGGGCTCGACGGCATCTCGCTGCCGCTGTTGCTGCTGACGATGCTCGTGGTGCCCTTGTGCGTCGTCTACTCGTGGAACCACTTCCCCGAGCCGCACAACCCGAAGGCGTTCCTCATCCTCATCCTGATCCTCCAGACCGGCATGATCGGGACGTTCGTCGCCCAGGACCTCATCCTCTTCTTCGTCTTCTTCGAGGTCGTGCTCCTGCCGATGTACTTCATGATCGGCGTCTGGGGCGGCGAGCAGCGGCAGTACGCGTCGATCAAGTTCTTCCTCTACACGCTGTTCGGCTCGGCGCTGATGCTCGTCAGCTTCCTGGCCCTCTACTTCCTCGCCGACGGCACCGACACCATCGCCGGCGTGGCGAACACCTTCGACATGCGGGCCCTGCCCGAGGCGGCCTCCGGCATCGCGAAGACGAGCCAGCTGTGGATCTTCGGCGGCATGTTCCTCGGCTTCGGCATCAAGGTGCCGATCTTCCCGTTCCACACCTGGCTGCCCGACGCCCACACCCAGGCGCCCACGGTCGGCTCGGTCATCCTGGCCGCGGTGCTCCTGAAGCTCGGCACCTACGGCTTCATCCGCATCGCCATCCCGACCCTCCCCGAGGCCGCGATCGAGTGGGCACCGTTCATCGGCGCCCTCGCGGTCATCGGCATCATCTACGGCGCACTGTGCTGCCTGGCCCAGACCGACATGAAGCGGCTCATCGCCTTCTCGTCGGTGGCGCACATGGGCTTCACGATGCTCGGCATCGCCACCCTCACCGACTTCGGGATGAACGCCGCCATCTTCGGCATGGTCGCCCACGGCCTCATCACCGGCATGCTCTTCTTCGTCGCCGGATCGATGAAGGAGCGCTACCACACGCTCGAGATCCAGCGCCTCGGCGGCCTCCTCGTGTCGGCGCCGAAGATGGGCTGGATCCTCGGCCTCTCCACGATGGCGTCGCTCGGCCTGCCCGGCCTCGCCGGCTTCTGGGGTGAGGTCCCGGCGATCCTCGCCTCCTACAACCCGGCCGAGGGCCTGTCGGTGCCGCTGTTCCGCACCTACATGGTCATCGCCGCCATCGGCACGGTGTTCGCCGCCGGCTACCTGCTGTGGCTCTACCAGCGCACCGCCTTCGGCACCCCGAAGGAGGAGTTCGCCGAGGATCCGCACATCACCGACGTCACCGGCCCCGAGTGGATCGCCTGGCTGCCGATGATCGCCCTGATCCTCGTCCTCGGCGTGTACCCGAACCTCCTGTTCGACATCACCGACCCCGCCGTCGGCGTCGTCAGCGAGCTCGTCGCCGGGGTCGGGTCCTGA
- the nuoK gene encoding NADH-quinone oxidoreductase subunit NuoK produces MLLTNFLMLSSILFCIGVYGVLARKNAVMVLMSIELILNAVNINLVAFGVINGSISGHVFALFIVAVAAAEVGVGLALVLLIYRNRSSIDLDELDLMKG; encoded by the coding sequence GTGCTGCTGACGAACTTCCTGATGCTGTCGTCGATCCTGTTCTGCATCGGCGTCTACGGCGTCCTCGCCCGCAAGAACGCGGTCATGGTCCTCATGTCGATCGAGCTGATCCTCAACGCCGTCAACATCAACCTGGTGGCGTTCGGCGTGATCAACGGCTCGATCTCCGGCCACGTGTTCGCGCTGTTCATCGTGGCCGTCGCCGCGGCCGAGGTCGGCGTCGGCCTGGCCCTGGTGCTGCTCATCTACCGCAACCGATCGAGCATCGACCTCGACGAGCTCGATCTGATGAAGGGCTGA
- a CDS encoding NADH-quinone oxidoreductase subunit N — protein sequence MDPTALLTVAFERPPIDWHAVAPELTLLGVGALLTLLDVVLLERGRKYMPALAGIGVLVTLVPILTLAVDGTNRTMFGGAFVVDEFALLFKALILVSGYVVILLSTNYVAEGDYWESEYYGLLLSSMMGMVLIASARDLITLFVALELLSIPAYLLAGWRKRALEGNEAGMKYFLMGVFASAIMLYGMSLLYGVAGDTRLSAIGEAVHGSESVPLITLGVVFTLIGFAFKVSAVPFHTWAPDVYQGAPTPITGFLAVASKTSGFIALLQLVFVAFPDRDDVYQPLFWVLALLTMTVGNLVALRQTNVVRLFAYSGVAQAGYILCGLAVAGDVGDQALQAIATYLVIYAAMNLGVFAIIIAVARKTRSGDIASYGGLFEYAPGLAVSMVVFLFALAGIPPLAGWYAKFAIFKVTVEANSWIGYSLAVAVAINSVIALFYYANIARQMFMNPVPDGDTTRIRVPFSLVAALVITVAATVALGVYPRAVTHLTEVSLLAGAG from the coding sequence ATGGATCCCACCGCCCTCCTCACCGTCGCCTTCGAGCGGCCCCCCATCGACTGGCACGCGGTCGCGCCCGAGCTCACCCTGCTCGGCGTCGGTGCGCTGCTCACGTTGCTCGACGTGGTCCTGCTCGAGCGGGGGCGCAAGTACATGCCGGCCCTGGCCGGGATCGGCGTGCTCGTCACGCTCGTCCCGATCCTCACCCTGGCGGTCGACGGCACCAACCGCACGATGTTCGGTGGGGCGTTCGTCGTCGACGAGTTCGCGCTGCTGTTCAAGGCGCTGATCCTCGTCTCGGGCTACGTCGTGATCCTGCTCTCCACCAACTACGTCGCCGAGGGCGACTACTGGGAGTCGGAGTACTACGGCCTGCTGCTGTCGTCGATGATGGGCATGGTCCTCATCGCGTCGGCCCGCGACCTCATCACGCTGTTCGTCGCGCTGGAGCTGCTCTCGATCCCCGCCTACCTGCTCGCCGGCTGGCGCAAGCGGGCCCTCGAGGGCAACGAGGCGGGCATGAAGTACTTCCTGATGGGCGTGTTCGCCTCGGCGATCATGCTCTACGGCATGTCGCTGCTCTACGGCGTCGCCGGCGACACCCGCCTCTCGGCGATCGGTGAGGCCGTGCACGGCAGCGAGTCCGTCCCGCTCATCACGCTCGGCGTCGTGTTCACCCTGATCGGCTTCGCCTTCAAGGTCTCGGCCGTGCCGTTCCACACGTGGGCCCCGGACGTCTACCAGGGCGCTCCCACGCCGATCACCGGCTTCCTGGCCGTGGCCTCGAAGACCTCGGGCTTCATCGCCCTGCTCCAGCTCGTGTTCGTGGCGTTCCCCGACCGCGACGACGTGTACCAGCCGCTGTTCTGGGTGCTCGCCCTCCTGACCATGACGGTCGGCAACCTGGTCGCCCTGCGGCAGACCAACGTCGTGCGGCTGTTCGCCTACTCGGGCGTGGCCCAGGCCGGCTACATCCTCTGCGGGCTCGCCGTCGCTGGCGACGTCGGGGACCAGGCGCTCCAGGCCATCGCCACCTACCTCGTCATCTACGCGGCGATGAACCTCGGCGTGTTCGCCATCATCATCGCCGTGGCCCGCAAGACCCGCTCCGGCGACATCGCGAGCTACGGCGGGCTGTTCGAGTACGCCCCGGGCCTCGCGGTCTCGATGGTGGTGTTCCTCTTCGCCCTGGCCGGCATCCCGCCGCTCGCCGGCTGGTACGCCAAGTTCGCGATCTTCAAGGTCACGGTCGAGGCGAACAGCTGGATCGGCTACAGCCTGGCCGTCGCCGTCGCCATCAACTCGGTGATCGCGCTCTTCTACTACGCCAACATCGCCCGCCAGATGTTCATGAACCCCGTCCCCGACGGCGACACCACCCGCATCCGGGTGCCGTTCTCGCTCGTCGCGGCCCTCGTCATCACCGTCGCGGCGACGGTCGCCCTCGGCGTCTACCCCCGGGCGGTCACCCACCTCACCGAGGTGTCGCTGCTCGCCGGCGCGGGCTAG
- a CDS encoding SAM-dependent methyltransferase: MSSTGDQSPLLAGIAHLVERHGPVPFSAVVDAALYDEAHGFYGSGRGHAGRRGDFITSPEVGPLFGTVVARALDRWWAELGRPDPFVVVEGGAGVGTLAIAVLAARPACRGALRYVLVERSPVLRQRQSEHLALAEPATALGVPGGHDGPVVASLGELPVTPFTGVVIANELLDNLAFDLLVRTADGWGEVRIGVDEADGEQPRLVRHVVPAGETASAAAERFAPDAGEGAVIPWQRAASEWVADALGVLERGRVVVVDYAVRTTAELAARPPEEWLRTYREHGRGGDPLTDLGTADITVEVALDQLEHAAGAPAAVVPQATWLREHGLDGLVEAGRRTWEERAGIGDLAAIRARSRIREAEALVDPAGLGAFLVAEWRVS; the protein is encoded by the coding sequence GTGTCCTCGACCGGCGACCAGAGCCCGCTCCTCGCGGGCATCGCCCACCTGGTGGAGCGACACGGGCCGGTGCCGTTCTCGGCGGTGGTCGACGCCGCCCTCTACGACGAGGCGCACGGGTTCTACGGCAGCGGTCGTGGCCACGCCGGGCGGCGCGGCGACTTCATCACCTCGCCGGAGGTCGGCCCGCTCTTCGGCACGGTCGTCGCCCGGGCCCTCGACCGGTGGTGGGCCGAGTTGGGGCGCCCCGACCCCTTCGTCGTCGTCGAGGGCGGGGCCGGTGTCGGCACGCTGGCCATCGCGGTGCTCGCCGCCCGTCCCGCGTGCCGCGGGGCGCTGCGCTACGTGCTGGTGGAGCGGTCACCGGTGCTTCGGCAGCGGCAGTCCGAGCACCTCGCCCTGGCCGAGCCGGCCACGGCCCTCGGCGTCCCCGGCGGGCACGACGGTCCGGTCGTGGCGTCCCTCGGTGAGCTGCCGGTCACGCCGTTCACCGGGGTCGTGATCGCCAACGAGCTGCTCGACAACCTGGCGTTCGACCTGCTCGTGCGCACGGCGGACGGGTGGGGCGAGGTGCGGATCGGCGTCGACGAGGCCGACGGCGAGCAGCCCCGGCTCGTCCGCCACGTCGTGCCGGCGGGCGAGACGGCCTCGGCGGCCGCGGAGCGGTTCGCGCCCGACGCGGGGGAGGGCGCCGTGATCCCGTGGCAGCGGGCGGCCTCCGAGTGGGTCGCCGACGCTCTCGGCGTGCTCGAGCGGGGCCGGGTCGTGGTGGTCGACTACGCCGTGCGCACCACCGCCGAGCTGGCGGCTCGTCCGCCGGAGGAGTGGCTGCGCACCTATCGGGAGCACGGCCGGGGTGGCGACCCCCTCACCGACCTCGGCACGGCCGACATCACCGTCGAGGTCGCACTCGACCAGCTGGAGCACGCCGCAGGTGCCCCAGCGGCGGTGGTGCCCCAGGCGACGTGGCTCCGGGAGCACGGCCTCGACGGCCTCGTCGAGGCCGGTCGGCGGACGTGGGAGGAGCGGGCCGGCATCGGCGACCTGGCCGCGATCCGGGCCCGCAGCCGCATCCGGGAGGCGGAGGCCCTCGTCGATCCTGCCGGGCTCGGGGCGTTCCTCGTCGCCGAGTGGCGGGTGTCCTGA